One window from the genome of Actinomycetota bacterium encodes:
- a CDS encoding thiamine pyrophosphate-binding protein, giving the protein MDAPRHGGHLAAAALKHEGVEHLFTLSGGHIAPIYDGCLAEGIRIVDFRHEQAAAHAADGWARVTGRPGVAAVTAGPGVTDAITGIANAMYAN; this is encoded by the coding sequence ACGGAGGTCATCTCGCCGCCGCCGCCCTGAAGCATGAGGGCGTCGAGCACCTGTTCACGCTGTCAGGCGGGCACATCGCCCCGATCTACGACGGCTGTCTCGCCGAGGGCATCCGGATCGTGGACTTCCGACACGAGCAGGCGGCCGCGCATGCCGCCGACGGCTGGGCCCGCGTCACCGGTCGTCCCGGCGTGGCCGCGGTGACCGCCGGGCCCGGGGTCACCGACGCCATCACCGGGATCGCCAACGCGATGTACGCGAAC